The Synchiropus splendidus isolate RoL2022-P1 chromosome 1, RoL_Sspl_1.0, whole genome shotgun sequence genome includes a window with the following:
- the tns1a gene encoding tensin-1 isoform X2, translating into MPSVSLSMPSALAGRARTWVCLSCMFWPDELEGVHTHSFKLKPFKKAKSCDICKQAITKEGLICKACRLSCHKKCEVKVTTACQTSTNYELPPTPQLPLKHVDTPGSARSCKSVEVLRKQSRSQSVVLAMEESYDVDLVYITERIISVSFPVAADERTYSTHLKEVAAMLRSKHGEHYLVLNLSEQRGDIAKLNHKVLEFGWPDHHAPPLDKMCSMCKAIDAWLNGEPHNVVVLHNKGNRGRTGVVVAAYMHYSNISGSADQALDRFAMRRFYEDKALPVGQPSQQRYVKYFNGLLSGHIKINNKPLFLHHVIMHGIPNFESKGEHVLLAGCRPFLKIYQAMQPVYTSGIYNVQGDSNTSICITIEPGLLLKGDILLKCYHKRFRNPTRDVVFRVQFHTCAIHDLGVVFTKNELDETFKDDRFPEYGKVEFVFSYAPEKIKGLSHLENGPSVSVDYNTQDPLIRWDSYENCNQHSDDTVDASHDVVHTQGPIDGSLYARICKKDSLEGVVTINGLPVHESRLTDSQIPLQNTNHHQTTEQTLPVTGHTSLPAVDHTLSVSSDSGNSTASIKTDRTDEHSQFVQSVMSHSHPLASHPSLSPQEKKELDQLLSGLEAPTQRQAYLSTSPGGGVRHLVPAQVHVNGGHSRTVGSLATGEKESETLDDKVENRQEGNSVDSLGTISSFEGQAAPPDLYYQAKKPSSGQNDGPYLERGPSEQSSEMPVHGVRIVMETQERSVDSALPRGRYNSYQNGEGTYQPQSFENPPVISPDTNSMPRAPERSTSSREAVQRGLNTWHQYSLPDDPFGPPPQTTHSLPHFPTPASQRDIEQSIEALNMLMLDLDPHNSHMTKSQSAPSGDRSLNASPAPIYQTLSRPSYQAESAIQSYNNSVAVHNSFHQPQRSPGPKANPAVESPAFSPHRSIPSYQQQNVTPTHTPEPCLHTRQIPHNCTESPSSLNHQVPSKPGNSYMGGRVSQSPDLQGSSPYPGYSASSSPLPTLTPQPNNASSTSLPREQDAEEEPLNLEGLVAHRIAGVRSRGMTPEVTPEPMGRRRTTSEGQYQSSHDSQSVGHSPDFANNLALNPGGRTREGNTHSYREPFEEDMLDEFPNNPPSGCSARSPSGLSKTQLRSHHHTGSDSDSNGDEDIHGSGDARARAYDAPLSSCGSGHGADGRRIGPSQHRPASPEGAQVDIMGVHTVPGSPNTLHRTVATNTPPSPALQRRLGQASPSLSRHSPSAACNRDALPSCPLISRKTASGAVPQSPLMGRRMVPSGHCTPDELGAASRQGSVQPPYTPTFPVSPQLPEKRHMSSGDAERMENRNLTSAPASGGSTPNLTGTLPDISKSIYDGYPDIKMNVKFVQDTSKFWYKPDISREQAISLLKDREPGAFIIRDSHSFRGAYGLAMKVACPPPTVQQSKKVGDSTNELVRHFLIETSPKGVRLKGCPNEPYFGCLSALVYQHSMTPLALPCKLMIPTKDPNEEAQELATPTDPVLELLKQGAVQKVPEEAHACNVLYINSVDMESLTGPQAIAKAISQTLATNPLPTATAVHYKVSPQGITLTDSLRKVFFRRHYPLNTVTYCNLDPQERKWVKEGGGSVRLFGFVARKQGSTTDNVSHLFAELDQDQPASAIVNFVCQMMKR; encoded by the exons CCTCCCACTCCCCAGCTTCCACTGAAGCATGTAGACACACCG GGATCAGCGCGGTCCTGCAAGAGTGTGGAGGTTTTGCGAAAGCAGTCACG GAGTCAGAGTGTAGTGCTGGCCATGGAGGAGAGTTACGACGTGGACCTGGTCTACATCACAGAGCGGATCATCTCCGTCTCCTTCCCCGTTGCTGCCGATGAGCGGACATACAGCACACACCTTAAAGAGGTGGCAGCCATGCTGCGTTCCAAACACGGCGAGCACTACCTG GTCTTAAACCTTAGCGAGCAGAGGGGTGACATCGCCAAGTTGAACCACAAG GTGCTAGAGTTCGGCTGGCCAGACCATCATGCTCCCCCACTGGACAAGATGTGCAGCATGTGTAAGGCCATCGACGCCTGGCTCAATGGAGAACCACACAACGTTGTGGTGCTACACAACAAG GGCAACCGTGGGCGAACAGGAGTGGTGGTCGCGGCGTACATGCACTACAGCAACATATCTGGAAG TGCTGACCAGGCACTGGACCGGTTTGCCATGAGACGGTTCTACGAGGACAAGGCGCTTCCTGTGGGCCAGCCATCCCAACAGAG GTATGTGAAATACTTCAATGGCCTCCTGTCTGGTCACATCAAGATCAACAACAAGCCGCTCTTCCTCCACCACGTCATCATGCATGGCATTCCCAACTTTGAGTCGAAAGGAG AGCACGTTCTCCTCGCAGGCTGTCGTCCTTTCCTGAAGATCTACCAGGCCATGCAGCCCGTCTACACCTCGGGAATATA CAATGTGCAGGGAGACAGTAACACCAGTATCTGCATCACCATTGAGCCGGGCTTACTGCTGAAGGGAGACATCTTG CTCAAGTGTTACCACAAGAGGTTCAGGAACCCCACCAGAGATGTGGTCTTCAGGGTGCAGTTTCACACATGTGCAATCCACGACCTGGGAGTGGTTTTCACCAAGAATGAGTTGGATGAGACTTTCAAAG ATGACAGGTTTCCTGAATACGGAAAGGTGGAGTTTGTTTTCTCTTATGCACCAGAAAAAATTAAAG GTCTCAGCCACTTGGAGAATGGGCCAAGTGTTTCTGTGGACTACAACACCCAGGACCCTCTGATACGCTGGGACTCCTATGAGAACTGCAATCAGCACAGCGATGACACCGTCGATGCCAGCcatg ATGTTGTTCACACTCAAGGGCCAATTGATGGAAGCCTTTATGCCAGAATATGCAAGAAAGACTCCCTGGAGGGGGTGGTCACTATCAACGGCCTTCCAGTCCATGAGAGCCGTCTAACAGATTCTCAGATCCCCCTTCAAAACACTAACCACCATCAAACTACTGAGCAGACACTTCCTGTCACAGGCCACACCTCTCTCCCTGCAGTTGACCACACCCTGTCTGTGAGCAGTGACTCCGGGAACTCCACTGCATCCATCAAGACTGACCGCACAGATGAGCACAGCCAGTTTGTGCAGAGTGTTATGAGCCATAGTCACCCTCTAGCAAGCCATCCTTCACTCAGCCCTCAAGAGAAGAAAGAACTTGATCAGCTCCTTAGTGGCCTTGAAGCGCCCACCCAGCGACAAGCGTACCTGTCCACCAGTCCTGGAGGAGGGGTGCGGCATCTGGTCCCCGCACAGGTTCATGTCAACGGGGGCCATAGCAGGACCGTCGGCTCTCTAGCAAcaggagaaaaagaaagtgagACTCTTGATGACAAGGTAGAAAATAGACAGGAGGGCAATAGTGTGGATAGTTTGGGAACCATTTCATCCTTTGAAGGCCAAGCAGCTCCACCCGACCTTTACTATCAAGCAAAGAAACCTTCCAGTGGACAGAACGACGGGCCTTACCTTGAGAGAGGACCCAGTGAACAATCAAGTGAAATGCCGGTACATGGAGTGCGAATAGTTATGGAGACTCAGGAGCGGAGCGTAGACTCTGCCTTACCACGAGGACGATATAACAGCTATCAAAATGGTGAAGGAACCTATCAGCCCCAGAGCTTTGAAAACCCACCAGTGATCAGCCCTGACACAAATTCAATGCCAAGGGCTCCAGAGAGGAGCACTAGCAGCCGTGAGGCTGTACAAAGAGGTCTGAATACGTGGCACCAGTATAGCCTCCCAGATGACCCCTTTGGTCCGCCTCCTCAAACCACCCATAGCTTACCCCATTTCCCTACCCCGGCCTCCCAGAGAGACATCGAGCAGTCCATAGAGGCGCTCAACATGCTAATGCTCGATTTGGACCCACACAACTCACACATGACCAAGTCACAAAGTGCGCCCTCTGGTGACCGAAGCCTAAACGCATCACCAGCACCCATCTACCAGACCCTTTCAAGACCCTCATACCAAGCAGAGTCTGCCATTCAAAGCTACAACAATTCTGTGGCAGTCCACAACAGCTTTCATCAGCCACAGAGGTCGCCTGGGCCAAAAGCAAACCCGGCAGTCGAGTCTCCAGCATTCTCACCCCACCGCTCTATCCCTTCCTATCAACAGCAAAATGTCACCCCAACACATACGCCCGAACCTTGCCTTCACACAAGACAAATCCCGCACAATTGCACAGAATCCCCGTCCAGTCTCAACCACCAGGTGCCAAGTAAGCCTGGGAACTCCTACATGGGCGGCAGGGTTTCCCAATCCCCTGACCTCCAAGGTTCTTCTCCCTATCCAGGCTATAGTGCCTCCTCTTCACCGCTCCCAACACTTACCCCTCAGCCCAATAATGCATCATCCACCTCTTTACCTCGGGAGCAAGATGCTGAAGAGGAACCTTTAAACCTAGAAGGGCTCGTGGCTCATCGTATCGCTG GGGTTCGATCCAGAGGAATGACCCCAGAAGTGACGCCAGAGCCAATGGGCCGGCGTCGCACCACCAGTGAGGGTCAGTACCAGAGCAGCCACGACAGCCAGTCTGTCGGACACTCTCCAGACTTCGCCAACAATCTTGCCTTGAACCCAGGAGGGAGAACTCGAGAG ggaaacacacacagctatCGGGAGCCGTTTGAGGAGGACATGCTTGATGAATTTCCCAACAATCCCCCCTCTGGATGCTCAG ctCGCTCGCCTTCTGGTTTGAGTAAGACTCAGCTGAGGTCCCATCATCACACTGGATCAG attctgattctaatgGCGATGAAG aTATTCACGGTTCTGGTGACGCCAGAGCACGAGCCTACGACGCCCCACTGTCCTCCTGTGGCTCAGGCCATGGTGCTGATGG AAGAAGAATCGGCCCCTCGCAGCACAGACCCGCTTCCCCTGAAGGGGCCCAGGTTGACATCATGGGAGTCCACACCGTCCCTGGCAGCCCCAACACGCTGCACCGCACAGTGGCCACCAATACTCCACCAAGCCCTGCTCTGCAGAGACGCCTGGGGCAGGCCAGCCCTTCCCTTTCCAGACATTCACCCTCAGCTGCCTGCAACAGAGATGCTCTACCTTCCTGTCCACTCATCAGTCGCAAGACAGCCAGCGGGGCTGTTCCTCAGAGTCCCCTGATGGGTCGCCGCATGGTGCCGAGTGGCCACTGTACCCCGGATGAGCTGGGGGCTGCGTCCCGACAGGGAAGCGTTCAGCCCCCCTACACGCCCACGTTCCCAGTCTCCCCACAGCTCCCGGAGAAGAGGCACATGTCCAGCGGGgacgcagagaggatggagaacAGGAACCTGACCTCAGCACCCGCCAGCGGTGGCAGCACCCCTAACCTGACTGGGACACTCCCGGACATCTCTAAGTCCATCTACG ATGGTTATCCAGACATCAAGATGAATGTCAAATTTGTCCAGGACACATCAAAGTTCTGGTATAAGCCGGACATCTCCAGAGAGCAAG CTATCAGTCTGCTGAAGGACCGGGAGCCCGGAGCGTTCATCATCAGGGATAGTCACTCCTTCCGTGGCGCCTATGGTCTGGCAATGAAGGTGGCCTGCCCCCCACCCACCGTGCAGCAGAGCAAAAAAG TCGGAGACTCCACAAATGAGCTGGTCAGACATTTCCTGATCGAGACCAGTCCCAAAGGCGTCCGACTGAAGGGTTGCCCTAATGAACCATACTTCG gctgtctgtctgctctggTGTACCAACACTCCATGACCCCGCTGGCCCTGCCCTGCAAGCTGATGATCCCCACCAAAG ACCCCAATGAAGAGGCGCAGGAGCTGGCCACGCCCACCGACCCTGTGCTGGAGCTTCTGAAGCAGGGAGCAG TCCAGAAGGTCCCAGAGGAAGCCCATG CATGCAATGTTCTCTACATCAACTCTGTGGACATGGAGTCACTCACGGGACCTCAGGCCATCGCCAAGGCCATCAGTCAGACTCTGGCCACCAACCCGCTGCCCACCGCCACGGCTGTCCACTACAAAGTGTCCCCACAGGGTATCACTCTGACGGACAGTCTGAGGAA AGTTTTTTTCAGACGCCATTATCCTCTCAACACTGTAACCTACTGCAATCTAGACCCCCAGGAAAGAAA GTGGGTTAAAGAAGGAGGTGGTTCAGTCAG GCTTTTCGGTTTTGTGGCAAGAAAACAAGGAAGCACAACGGACAACGTGAGCCACCTGTTTGCTGAGCTGGACCAGGATCAGCCCGCTTCCGCCATCGTCAATTTTGTCTGCCAAATGATGAAGCGATGA
- the tns1a gene encoding tensin-1 isoform X6, with protein sequence MPLGRSIRQRFAGLRSSWTWSTEYLNSKGSARSCKSVEVLRKQSRSQSVVLAMEESYDVDLVYITERIISVSFPVAADERTYSTHLKEVAAMLRSKHGEHYLVLNLSEQRGDIAKLNHKVLEFGWPDHHAPPLDKMCSMCKAIDAWLNGEPHNVVVLHNKGNRGRTGVVVAAYMHYSNISGSADQALDRFAMRRFYEDKALPVGQPSQQRYVKYFNGLLSGHIKINNKPLFLHHVIMHGIPNFESKGEHVLLAGCRPFLKIYQAMQPVYTSGIYNVQGDSNTSICITIEPGLLLKGDILLKCYHKRFRNPTRDVVFRVQFHTCAIHDLGVVFTKNELDETFKDDRFPEYGKVEFVFSYAPEKIKGLSHLENGPSVSVDYNTQDPLIRWDSYENCNQHSDDTVDASHDVVHTQGPIDGSLYARICKKDSLEGVVTINGLPVHESRLTDSQIPLQNTNHHQTTEQTLPVTGHTSLPAVDHTLSVSSDSGNSTASIKTDRTDEHSQFVQSVMSHSHPLASHPSLSPQEKKELDQLLSGLEAPTQRQAYLSTSPGGGVRHLVPAQVHVNGGHSRTVGSLATGEKESETLDDKVENRQEGNSVDSLGTISSFEGQAAPPDLYYQAKKPSSGQNDGPYLERGPSEQSSEMPVHGVRIVMETQERSVDSALPRGRYNSYQNGEGTYQPQSFENPPVISPDTNSMPRAPERSTSSREAVQRGLNTWHQYSLPDDPFGPPPQTTHSLPHFPTPASQRDIEQSIEALNMLMLDLDPHNSHMTKSQSAPSGDRSLNASPAPIYQTLSRPSYQAESAIQSYNNSVAVHNSFHQPQRSPGPKANPAVESPAFSPHRSIPSYQQQNVTPTHTPEPCLHTRQIPHNCTESPSSLNHQVPSKPGNSYMGGRVSQSPDLQGSSPYPGYSASSSPLPTLTPQPNNASSTSLPREQDAEEEPLNLEGLVAHRIAGVRSRGMTPEVTPEPMGRRRTTSEGQYQSSHDSQSVGHSPDFANNLALNPGGRTREGNTHSYREPFEEDMLDEFPNNPPSGCSARSPSGLSKTQLRSHHHTGSDSDSNGDEDIHGSGDARARAYDAPLSSCGSGHGADGRRIGPSQHRPASPEGAQVDIMGVHTVPGSPNTLHRTVATNTPPSPALQRRLGQASPSLSRHSPSAACNRDALPSCPLISRKTASGAVPQSPLMGRRMVPSGHCTPDELGAASRQGSVQPPYTPTFPVSPQLPEKRHMSSGDAERMENRNLTSAPASGGSTPNLTGTLPDISKSIYDGYPDIKMNVKFVQDTSKFWYKPDISREQAISLLKDREPGAFIIRDSHSFRGAYGLAMKVACPPPTVQQSKKVGDSTNELVRHFLIETSPKGVRLKGCPNEPYFGCLSALVYQHSMTPLALPCKLMIPTKDPNEEAQELATPTDPVLELLKQGAVQKVPEEAHACNVLYINSVDMESLTGPQAIAKAISQTLATNPLPTATAVHYKVSPQGITLTDSLRKVFFRRHYPLNTVTYCNLDPQERKWVKEGGGSVRLFGFVARKQGSTTDNVSHLFAELDQDQPASAIVNFVCQMMKR encoded by the exons ATGCCGCTGGGACGTTCCATTCGACAGCGATTCGCTGGATTACGCTCGTCCTGGACATGGAGTACAGAGTACTTGAACAGCAAG GGATCAGCGCGGTCCTGCAAGAGTGTGGAGGTTTTGCGAAAGCAGTCACG GAGTCAGAGTGTAGTGCTGGCCATGGAGGAGAGTTACGACGTGGACCTGGTCTACATCACAGAGCGGATCATCTCCGTCTCCTTCCCCGTTGCTGCCGATGAGCGGACATACAGCACACACCTTAAAGAGGTGGCAGCCATGCTGCGTTCCAAACACGGCGAGCACTACCTG GTCTTAAACCTTAGCGAGCAGAGGGGTGACATCGCCAAGTTGAACCACAAG GTGCTAGAGTTCGGCTGGCCAGACCATCATGCTCCCCCACTGGACAAGATGTGCAGCATGTGTAAGGCCATCGACGCCTGGCTCAATGGAGAACCACACAACGTTGTGGTGCTACACAACAAG GGCAACCGTGGGCGAACAGGAGTGGTGGTCGCGGCGTACATGCACTACAGCAACATATCTGGAAG TGCTGACCAGGCACTGGACCGGTTTGCCATGAGACGGTTCTACGAGGACAAGGCGCTTCCTGTGGGCCAGCCATCCCAACAGAG GTATGTGAAATACTTCAATGGCCTCCTGTCTGGTCACATCAAGATCAACAACAAGCCGCTCTTCCTCCACCACGTCATCATGCATGGCATTCCCAACTTTGAGTCGAAAGGAG AGCACGTTCTCCTCGCAGGCTGTCGTCCTTTCCTGAAGATCTACCAGGCCATGCAGCCCGTCTACACCTCGGGAATATA CAATGTGCAGGGAGACAGTAACACCAGTATCTGCATCACCATTGAGCCGGGCTTACTGCTGAAGGGAGACATCTTG CTCAAGTGTTACCACAAGAGGTTCAGGAACCCCACCAGAGATGTGGTCTTCAGGGTGCAGTTTCACACATGTGCAATCCACGACCTGGGAGTGGTTTTCACCAAGAATGAGTTGGATGAGACTTTCAAAG ATGACAGGTTTCCTGAATACGGAAAGGTGGAGTTTGTTTTCTCTTATGCACCAGAAAAAATTAAAG GTCTCAGCCACTTGGAGAATGGGCCAAGTGTTTCTGTGGACTACAACACCCAGGACCCTCTGATACGCTGGGACTCCTATGAGAACTGCAATCAGCACAGCGATGACACCGTCGATGCCAGCcatg ATGTTGTTCACACTCAAGGGCCAATTGATGGAAGCCTTTATGCCAGAATATGCAAGAAAGACTCCCTGGAGGGGGTGGTCACTATCAACGGCCTTCCAGTCCATGAGAGCCGTCTAACAGATTCTCAGATCCCCCTTCAAAACACTAACCACCATCAAACTACTGAGCAGACACTTCCTGTCACAGGCCACACCTCTCTCCCTGCAGTTGACCACACCCTGTCTGTGAGCAGTGACTCCGGGAACTCCACTGCATCCATCAAGACTGACCGCACAGATGAGCACAGCCAGTTTGTGCAGAGTGTTATGAGCCATAGTCACCCTCTAGCAAGCCATCCTTCACTCAGCCCTCAAGAGAAGAAAGAACTTGATCAGCTCCTTAGTGGCCTTGAAGCGCCCACCCAGCGACAAGCGTACCTGTCCACCAGTCCTGGAGGAGGGGTGCGGCATCTGGTCCCCGCACAGGTTCATGTCAACGGGGGCCATAGCAGGACCGTCGGCTCTCTAGCAAcaggagaaaaagaaagtgagACTCTTGATGACAAGGTAGAAAATAGACAGGAGGGCAATAGTGTGGATAGTTTGGGAACCATTTCATCCTTTGAAGGCCAAGCAGCTCCACCCGACCTTTACTATCAAGCAAAGAAACCTTCCAGTGGACAGAACGACGGGCCTTACCTTGAGAGAGGACCCAGTGAACAATCAAGTGAAATGCCGGTACATGGAGTGCGAATAGTTATGGAGACTCAGGAGCGGAGCGTAGACTCTGCCTTACCACGAGGACGATATAACAGCTATCAAAATGGTGAAGGAACCTATCAGCCCCAGAGCTTTGAAAACCCACCAGTGATCAGCCCTGACACAAATTCAATGCCAAGGGCTCCAGAGAGGAGCACTAGCAGCCGTGAGGCTGTACAAAGAGGTCTGAATACGTGGCACCAGTATAGCCTCCCAGATGACCCCTTTGGTCCGCCTCCTCAAACCACCCATAGCTTACCCCATTTCCCTACCCCGGCCTCCCAGAGAGACATCGAGCAGTCCATAGAGGCGCTCAACATGCTAATGCTCGATTTGGACCCACACAACTCACACATGACCAAGTCACAAAGTGCGCCCTCTGGTGACCGAAGCCTAAACGCATCACCAGCACCCATCTACCAGACCCTTTCAAGACCCTCATACCAAGCAGAGTCTGCCATTCAAAGCTACAACAATTCTGTGGCAGTCCACAACAGCTTTCATCAGCCACAGAGGTCGCCTGGGCCAAAAGCAAACCCGGCAGTCGAGTCTCCAGCATTCTCACCCCACCGCTCTATCCCTTCCTATCAACAGCAAAATGTCACCCCAACACATACGCCCGAACCTTGCCTTCACACAAGACAAATCCCGCACAATTGCACAGAATCCCCGTCCAGTCTCAACCACCAGGTGCCAAGTAAGCCTGGGAACTCCTACATGGGCGGCAGGGTTTCCCAATCCCCTGACCTCCAAGGTTCTTCTCCCTATCCAGGCTATAGTGCCTCCTCTTCACCGCTCCCAACACTTACCCCTCAGCCCAATAATGCATCATCCACCTCTTTACCTCGGGAGCAAGATGCTGAAGAGGAACCTTTAAACCTAGAAGGGCTCGTGGCTCATCGTATCGCTG GGGTTCGATCCAGAGGAATGACCCCAGAAGTGACGCCAGAGCCAATGGGCCGGCGTCGCACCACCAGTGAGGGTCAGTACCAGAGCAGCCACGACAGCCAGTCTGTCGGACACTCTCCAGACTTCGCCAACAATCTTGCCTTGAACCCAGGAGGGAGAACTCGAGAG ggaaacacacacagctatCGGGAGCCGTTTGAGGAGGACATGCTTGATGAATTTCCCAACAATCCCCCCTCTGGATGCTCAG ctCGCTCGCCTTCTGGTTTGAGTAAGACTCAGCTGAGGTCCCATCATCACACTGGATCAG attctgattctaatgGCGATGAAG aTATTCACGGTTCTGGTGACGCCAGAGCACGAGCCTACGACGCCCCACTGTCCTCCTGTGGCTCAGGCCATGGTGCTGATGG AAGAAGAATCGGCCCCTCGCAGCACAGACCCGCTTCCCCTGAAGGGGCCCAGGTTGACATCATGGGAGTCCACACCGTCCCTGGCAGCCCCAACACGCTGCACCGCACAGTGGCCACCAATACTCCACCAAGCCCTGCTCTGCAGAGACGCCTGGGGCAGGCCAGCCCTTCCCTTTCCAGACATTCACCCTCAGCTGCCTGCAACAGAGATGCTCTACCTTCCTGTCCACTCATCAGTCGCAAGACAGCCAGCGGGGCTGTTCCTCAGAGTCCCCTGATGGGTCGCCGCATGGTGCCGAGTGGCCACTGTACCCCGGATGAGCTGGGGGCTGCGTCCCGACAGGGAAGCGTTCAGCCCCCCTACACGCCCACGTTCCCAGTCTCCCCACAGCTCCCGGAGAAGAGGCACATGTCCAGCGGGgacgcagagaggatggagaacAGGAACCTGACCTCAGCACCCGCCAGCGGTGGCAGCACCCCTAACCTGACTGGGACACTCCCGGACATCTCTAAGTCCATCTACG ATGGTTATCCAGACATCAAGATGAATGTCAAATTTGTCCAGGACACATCAAAGTTCTGGTATAAGCCGGACATCTCCAGAGAGCAAG CTATCAGTCTGCTGAAGGACCGGGAGCCCGGAGCGTTCATCATCAGGGATAGTCACTCCTTCCGTGGCGCCTATGGTCTGGCAATGAAGGTGGCCTGCCCCCCACCCACCGTGCAGCAGAGCAAAAAAG TCGGAGACTCCACAAATGAGCTGGTCAGACATTTCCTGATCGAGACCAGTCCCAAAGGCGTCCGACTGAAGGGTTGCCCTAATGAACCATACTTCG gctgtctgtctgctctggTGTACCAACACTCCATGACCCCGCTGGCCCTGCCCTGCAAGCTGATGATCCCCACCAAAG ACCCCAATGAAGAGGCGCAGGAGCTGGCCACGCCCACCGACCCTGTGCTGGAGCTTCTGAAGCAGGGAGCAG TCCAGAAGGTCCCAGAGGAAGCCCATG CATGCAATGTTCTCTACATCAACTCTGTGGACATGGAGTCACTCACGGGACCTCAGGCCATCGCCAAGGCCATCAGTCAGACTCTGGCCACCAACCCGCTGCCCACCGCCACGGCTGTCCACTACAAAGTGTCCCCACAGGGTATCACTCTGACGGACAGTCTGAGGAA AGTTTTTTTCAGACGCCATTATCCTCTCAACACTGTAACCTACTGCAATCTAGACCCCCAGGAAAGAAA GTGGGTTAAAGAAGGAGGTGGTTCAGTCAG GCTTTTCGGTTTTGTGGCAAGAAAACAAGGAAGCACAACGGACAACGTGAGCCACCTGTTTGCTGAGCTGGACCAGGATCAGCCCGCTTCCGCCATCGTCAATTTTGTCTGCCAAATGATGAAGCGATGA